One window from the genome of Megalobrama amblycephala isolate DHTTF-2021 linkage group LG4, ASM1881202v1, whole genome shotgun sequence encodes:
- the ufc1 gene encoding ubiquitin-fold modifier-conjugating enzyme 1, giving the protein MADEATRKAVSEIPLLKTNSGPRDKELWVQRLREEYLALIKYVENNKAADNDWFRLESNKEGTRWFGKCWYIHELLKYEFDMEFDIPVTYPATAPEVAIPELDGKTAKMYRGGKICLTDHFKPLWARNVPKFGLAHLMALGLGPWLAVEIPDLIAKGIIQHKEQQNS; this is encoded by the exons ATGGCAGATGAAGCCACCAGGAaggcagtttctgaaataccgcttttaaaaacaaactcaGGACCAAGAGACAAAGAACTATGGGTTCAGAGACTTCGAGAAGAATATTTAGCTCTTATAAAG TATGTTGAAAATAACAAAGCAGCTGACAATGATTGGTTCCGTTTAGAGTCCAACAAAGAGGGCACAAG GTGGTTTGGAAAATGCTGGTATATCCACGAGCTTCTAAAATATGAATTTGACATGGAATTTGAT ATTCCAGTTACATATCCCGCCACAGCACCTGAAGTGGCCATTCCTGAGTTAGATGGGAAGACAGCGAAGATGTACAG AGGTGGGAAGATCTGCCTGACGGATCACTTCAAGCCACTGTGGGCAAGAAATGTGCCAAAGTTTGGTCTGGCTCATCTAATGGCTTTGGGA CTTGGACCATGGCTCGCAGTTGAAATTCCAGACCTCATTGCAAAAGGCATAATTCAACATAAAGAGCAGCAAAACAGCTGA
- the fdxacb1 gene encoding ferredoxin-fold anticodon-binding domain-containing protein 1 — MSKTREVLLVGEGNFSFSAALSENAGDDVGVTATCFESEIQTYRQEGAVLNIQQLRERGSVVLFDVDCTCLKEHEAIQDHHFDCVIFNFPHCGRKSGVKKNRILLVKFFQSAVAVLKDNGEVHVTLCNGQGGTPCDSPMREWHNSWQVVAMAAEAGLILSEIHPFDCEMYQGYRCTGYRSQDKGFHVEGALTHIFTRSLPHTMPEKLKMEKTFGKETVCFELPAELSNYMNRNFLVQQSHHPVKTVQEQLLRELKSVWPVCTMNEDFPELVSCLPETPETCDSTLTNSEVYWIKPTDTYIFDQSENEQNNCESMDDQQSFTASYALRPSLLLHVQEITQNEDFSPGTLHAVSGLVFQRVAISPSRSPAFHQLLLVGMFPTESSPLQCFQDCLESLLASYGVSFEEAQIGLEQQVWMNSKMLPKFGRIASLPSFSSSLDEGLQLIAISINLDHLATVIFGISDWRLLWSADPRFLKHFELNPLGPFSPFSLYSPSYSHDISFWMDPEIYDELKFHSLVREASCGSVKNVALVDRFRHPHMGHASLCYRLTYQSSDRALSHSQVLGLQNQLRRLLPLRLQVTLR, encoded by the exons ATGTCCAAGACACGCGAAGTGCTACTTGTTGGGGAAGGCAACTTCTCGTTCTCGGCAGCTTTGAGCGAGAACGCAGGCGATGATGTCGGCGTGACCGCCACTTGCTTTGAAAGCGAGATTCAAACATACAGACAGGAGGGAGCCGTATTGAACATACAGCAACTCCGTGAGAGAG GATCAGTTGTTCTGTTTGATGTGGATTGCACATGCCTAAAGGAGCACGAAGCCATCCAGGATCATCATTTTGACTGTGTTATTTTCAATTTCCCTCACTGTGGGCGTAAAAGTGGTGTAAAGAAGAACCGCATCCTGTTGGTGAAATTTTTCCAAAG tgccGTTGCAGTCCTGAAGGACAATGGGGAAGTGCATGTCACCTTGTGCAACGGACAAGGCGGCACTCCATGTGACAGTCCAATGAGAGAATGGCACAATAGTTGGCAGGTGGTTGCCATGGCAGCAGAAGCAGGGCTAATTCTCAGTGAAATCCATCCCTTTGACTGTGAAATGTATCAAGGTTACAGATGTACTGGTTACAG GAGTCAAGACAAAGGTTTTCATGTAGAGGGAGCTCTGACCCACATCTTCACTCGGAGTCTCCCGCACACCATGCCAGAGAAACTGAAAATGGAGAAAACCTTTGGGAAGGAGACAGTTTGTTTTGAGCTTCCGGCAGAGTTGAGTAATTATATGAACAG GAATTTCCTTGTTCAGCAGTCACATCATCCAGTGAAAACTGTCCAGGAGCAGTTACTTAGAGAGCTAAAGTCAGTCTGGCCAGTATGCACTATGAATGAGGACTTCCCAGAACTAGTAAGCTGCCTACCAGAAACACCTGAGACATGTGACTCCACTCTGACCAACTCAGAAGTCTACTGGATTAAACCTACTGATACCTATATATTTGACCAAAGCGAAAATGAGCAAAACAACTGTGAGTCTATGGATGACCAACAAAGCTTTACTGCCAGCTATGCACTACGACCGTCTCTGTTGCTGCATGTCCAAGAGATCACCCAGAACGAGGACTTCAGCCCTGGTACGCTTCATGCAGTCAGTGGCCTGGTCTTTCAGAGAGTGGCCATCTCCCCGAGCCGTTCTCCTGCGTTCCACCAGCTTCTATTGGTGGGAATGTTCCCTACAGAATCCAGTCCTCTCCAGTGCTTCCAAGATTGTTTGGAGTCGCTGCTCGCTTCTTACGGCGTCTCCTTTGAAGAGGCGCAAATAGGCCTAGAGCAGCAAGTGTGGATGAATTCAAAGATGCTTCCCAAGTTTGGGCGGATCGCATCTCTACCCTCTTTTTCTTCATCCCTCGATGAAGGTTTACAGTTAATTGCCATCTCAATAAACTTGGATCATTTGGCCACCGTGATTTTCGGCATTTCTGACTGGCGCTTACTTTGGAGTGCCGATCCTCGCTTTCTTAAGCATTTTGAGCTCAATCCACTTGGACCTTTCAGCCCTTTCTCCCTGTACTCACCAAGCTACTCGCATGATATCAGTTTCTGGATGGACCCAGAAATCTATGACGAACTGAAGTTCCATTCACTTGTGCGAGAGGCTTCTTGCGGTTCTGTTAAAAATGTGGCGTTAGTAGATCGCTTCAGACACCCTCACATGGGTCATGCAAGCCTGTGCTATAGGCTGACATATCAGTCGTCAGATCGCGCCCTCTCACACAGCCAGGTCTTGGGACTACAGAATCAGCTACGGAGACTGTTACCCCTGCGCCTGCAAGTCACACTGAGGTGA
- the LOC125267944 gene encoding grass carp reovirus (GCRV)-induced gene 2p, producing the protein MSSIPFFGWEAFYDEDPHLQANQEAKSGRHYTMYHGTSVQVARQIIKNGFRQSSDGMLGPGVYVSRDQKKAERYPLRSPATDRVVLKLSVDCGKVKKIDKDNHPLQKTWHSQGYDTAWVPPNCGMKAVPSGLEEDCVFDPARIEVTDIALAPNTTILTELKQLIAQNQKSPSQLNTSGTCTVCKLKLGPAHTVQPCWGCGETICALMIKHKCDPY; encoded by the coding sequence atgtcatcgATCCCATTCTTTGGCTGGGAGGCATTCTATGATGAAGATCCTCATCTTCAGGCAAACCAGGAAGCCAAATCAGGCAGACACTATACGATGTATCACGGCACCTCTGTGCAAGTAGCTCGTCAGATCATAAAAAATGGGTTCCGGCAATCATCAGATGGAATGCTTGGACCTGGAGTTTATGTGAGCCGTGACCAGAAGAAAGCAGAGCGCTATCCTCTGAGATCCCCAGCTACTGACAGAGTAGTGCTTAAATTAAGTGTCGACTGTGGAAAAGTCAAAAAAATTGATAAGGACAACCATCCCCTACAGAAGACCTGGCATAGTCAAGGCTACGACACTGCCTGGGTACCTCCTAACTGCGGCATGAAAGCTGTGCCTAGCGGTCTAGAAGAGGACTGTGTCTTTGACCCAGCGCGTATCGAGGTCACAGATATTGCTCTTGCACCCAACACGACCATCTTAACTGAACTCAAACAGCTCATTGCGCAAAACCAAAAGTCTCCATCACAATTGAACACCTCAGGTACTTGTACAGTGTGCAAGTTAAAACTAGGACCTGCTCATACTGTACAGCCATGCTGGGGATGCGGAGAAACTATTTGCGCTCTCATGATCAAACACAAGTGTGACCCCTACTAA